One genomic segment of Tripterygium wilfordii isolate XIE 37 chromosome 9, ASM1340144v1, whole genome shotgun sequence includes these proteins:
- the LOC120005387 gene encoding uncharacterized protein LOC120005387: MEEELEKRWSRLSLTTDESREVVVPNSQIGDQHSRVRFSLLGRLLSSRSFNQEALFNTMRTIWKPVKGLEISIVGENLFLFRFFAKGDLNKVIEGSSWTFDKNPLLLTKYDGNLRMCDVAFDTLQIWVRFYNIPFKMMNEIVMLQIGAAMGEVVRVDLDRNGYGWGEFLRVRINVHVSKPLKRVVMVSGEEGEEAIRVGIQFEQLPNFCYHCGMIGHVERDCESVSSDSSQSKQGGDSSTSKTEVSKDTDRGATGQYKEGEERSNPGVSSDAENYRLEETTPLQRGGPGGMDYPVNQEGSVGVLGRVERTECPDESSIVTIGASGGGDEEKGAMEEGMNLADTTEDDVNSGDLIRWTEPVDSLGKSRGKRKGTWNRVVKKGGHDSAKAMETES; encoded by the exons ATGGAGGAAGAGCTAGAGAAGCGTTGGAGTCGGTTGTCTTTGACAACTGATGAAAGTAGGGAAGTGGTGGTTCCAAATAGCCAAATCGGAGATCAACACTCGAGAGTGCGGTTCAGTTTGCTGGGACGTCTCCTTTCATCCAGATCGTTTAATCAGGAGGCTCTCTTCAATACTATGCGAACCATCTGGAAACCTGTGAAGGGGCTTGAGATATCCATAGTGGGCGAAAATCTTTTCCTATTTAGATTCTTTGCCAAAGGGGATCTAAACAAGGTTATTGAGGGTTCCTCGTGGACGTTTGATAAAAACCCTCTCCTGCTCACGAAGTATGATGGGAACCTACGGATGTGTGATGTGGCCTTTGATACGCTACAGATCTGGGTAAGATTTTACAATATTCCTTTCAAAATGATGAACGAAATAGTAATGCTACAGATTGGGGCAGCTATGGGTGAGGTCGTGCGTGTAGATCTGGACCGAAATGGGTATGGGTGGGGGGAATTCCTAAGGGTTCGTATTAATGTTCATGTCTCTAAACCCTTGAAGAGGGTGGTAATGGTTTCTGGAGAAGAAGGGGAGGAAGCTATAAGAGTTGGGATCCAGTTTGAACAGCTTCCTAACTTCTGCTACCATTGTGGTATGATTGGGCATGTGGAGAGAGACTGTGAGAGCGTTTCCTCAGATTCATCTCAATCAAAACA GGGGGGTGATTCCTCAACTTCCAAAACTGAGGTATCTAAGGATACTGATAGAGGTGCAACTGGTCAGTATAAAGAGGGGGAAGAGAGATCCAATCCGGGAGTTTCTTCAGATGCAGAAAATTACCGACTAGAGGAAACAACGCCTTTACAAAGAGGGGGACCTGGTGGTATGGATTACCCAGTCAATCAAGAAGGGAGTGTGGGTGTTTTGGGAAGGGTGGAAAGGACGGAGTGTCCTGATGAATCATCCATTGTTACCATAGGAGCTTCGGGTGGGGGTGATGAAGAGAAGGGAGCGATGGAGGAAGGAATGAATTTGGCGGATACAACAGAAGATGATGTGAACTCCGGGGATCTAATAAGGTGGACGGAACCTGTCGATTCTCTAGGGAAGTCACGGGGAAAGCGTAAGGGAACTTGGAATAGGGTGGTGAAGAAGGGTGGACATGATAGTGCAAAAGCTATGGAGACGGAGAGCTAG
- the LOC120006526 gene encoding 26S proteasome regulatory subunit 8 homolog A-like — protein sequence MATGGVETKQPESAVPEEMCSAKGAAKQGEGLRQYYHQHNHELQLLLRQKTHNLNRLEAQRNDLNSKVRMLREELQLLQEPGSYVGEVVKVMGKNKVLVKVHPEGKYVVDIDKNIDITTITPSTRVALRNDSYVLHLILPSKVDPLVNLMKVEKVPDSTYDMIGGLDQQIKEIKEVIELPIKHPELFESLGIAQPKGVLLYGPPGTGKTLLARAVAHHTDCTFIRVSGSELVQKYIGEGSRMVRELFVMAREHAPSIIFMDEIDSIGSARMESGSGNGDSEVQRTMLELLNQLDGFEASNKIKVLMATNRIDILDQALLRPGRIDRKIEFPNPNEESRFDILKIHSRRMNLMRGIDLKKIAEKMNGASGAELKAVCTEAGMFALRERRVHVTQEDFEMAVAKVMKKETEKNMSLRKLWK from the exons ATGGCAACTGGCGGAGTGGAGACGAAGCAACCGGAATCGGCGGTGCCAGAAGAGATGTGCTCTGCGAAGGGGGCCGCGAAGCAGGGTGAGGGGCTGAGGCAGTATTATCATCAACACAACCACGAGTTACAGCTTCTCCTCCGACAGAAGACACATAATCTGAATCGCCTTGAAGCACAGCGCAACGACCTTAATTCCAAAG TGAGGATGCTTAGGGAAGAACTGCAGCTGCTCCAAGAGCCTGGATCATATGTTGGTGAAGTTGTCAAAGTAATGGGGAAAAACAAGGTTTTGGTTAAG GTTCATCCAGAGGGGAAATATGTTgttgatattgataaaaatattgaTATAACAACAATCACTCCATCAACAAGAGTTGCCCTCCGTAATGACAGCTATGTCCTTCATTTGATCTTGCCAAGCAAAGTCGATCCCTTGGTCAACCTTATGAAGGTTGAAAAAGTTCCAGATTCTACATATGACATGATTGGTGGTCTTGACCAGCAAATTAAAGAGATTAAAGAG GTCATTGAGCTTCCAATTAAGCATCCTGAATTGTTTGAGAGTCTTGGGATAGCCCAACCAAAG GGTGTGCTTTTATATGGCCCACCTGGTACAGGGAAGACGCTCTTGGCCAGGGCGGTGGCCCATCATACTGATTGTACTTTCATCAGGGTTTCTGGTTCTGAATTAGTCCAGAAGTACATTGGAGAAGGTTCAAGAATGGTTAGAGAACTTTTTGTTATGGCAAG AGAGCATGCTCCGTCAATTATTTTCATGGATGAAATAGACAGCATTGGATCTGCTAGAATGGAATCTGGAAGTGGCAATGGTGACAGTGAGGTGCAGCGAACTATGTTGGAGCTTCTCAATCAGCTGGATGGGTTTGAAGCTTCTAACAAGATCAAG GTTTTGATGGCCACTAATCGGATTGATATTCTCGATCAAGCTCTCCTCAGGCCAGGGAGGATTGACAGAAAGATTGAATTTCCAAATCCTAATGAAGAG TCACGTTTCGATATCTTGAAAATTCATTCAAGAAGGATGAATTTAATGCGTGGGATTGATTTGAAGAAAATTGCAGAGAAGATGAATGGTGCATCTGGTGCAGAGCTCAAG GCAGTGTGCACCGAGGCAGGGATGTTTGCTTTAAGAGAGAGGAGGGTCCACGTGACGCAAGAAGACTTTGAGATGGCTGTGGCCAAAGTGATGAAAAAGGAGACAGAGAAGAACATGTCATTGCGGAAGCTCTGGAAGTAA